In the genome of Massilia sp. PAMC28688, one region contains:
- a CDS encoding 3'-5' exonuclease, with translation MTDEAAPDRPDEPELPPYEGIAITAVRMVKTPAEAAAALTVLSAMDAIGFDTESKPTFMKGEVSTGPHLVQLATDEVAYLFQIVPGSAFDLMKPVLESRDIIKVGFGLQDDVKRMRAKLGIDMVNVLDLSTALRRKGERNTLGAKTAVARFFGQKMQKSKKITTTNWAMPRLSEKQILYAADDAHVALKIYRHWRSSSPA, from the coding sequence ATGACTGACGAAGCAGCTCCGGACCGCCCCGACGAACCCGAACTTCCTCCCTACGAAGGCATCGCCATCACCGCCGTACGCATGGTGAAGACACCGGCGGAAGCGGCGGCGGCGCTGACCGTGCTGTCGGCCATGGATGCGATTGGCTTTGACACCGAATCGAAGCCCACGTTCATGAAGGGCGAAGTGTCGACCGGCCCGCACCTGGTGCAGCTGGCCACCGACGAGGTGGCCTACCTGTTCCAGATCGTGCCGGGCAGCGCCTTTGACCTGATGAAGCCGGTGCTCGAATCGCGCGACATCATCAAGGTAGGCTTTGGCCTGCAGGACGACGTCAAGCGCATGCGTGCCAAGCTGGGGATCGACATGGTCAACGTGCTGGACCTGTCGACGGCCCTGCGCAGGAAGGGCGAACGCAATACGCTCGGGGCCAAGACGGCAGTGGCACGCTTTTTTGGGCAGAAGATGCAAAAGTCCAAAAAGATCACCACGACCAACTGGGCCATGCCGCGCCTGTCGGAAAAGCAGATCCTGTACGCTGCCGACGACGCCCACGTGGCACTGAAAATCTACCGTCACTGGCGCAGCAGCAGTCCTGCCTGA
- a CDS encoding cytochrome c4 — MLTHFIRSLCLLACLAAPPLHAAERPAVLPDTMAQRLLACASCHAKKDVNDQYYPRISGKPAGYLYNQLVNFRDGRRQFPIMTYMVDHMSDDYLLAIARHFAAEHLPAPPPQPTGVSAAILERGRVLALQGDPALRVPACVACHGQQLTGVNPAIPGLLGLPRDYVNAQLGAWRNKTRRAHAPDCMADIAARLSLADVAAVSNWLGVQPVPASARPAESIARPLPIACGSAS; from the coding sequence ATGCTCACACATTTCATCCGGTCTCTTTGCCTGCTGGCCTGCCTGGCCGCGCCGCCCCTGCATGCGGCCGAGCGGCCTGCCGTGCTGCCCGACACCATGGCCCAGCGACTGTTGGCCTGCGCATCCTGCCACGCCAAAAAAGACGTCAACGACCAGTACTACCCGCGCATCTCCGGCAAGCCGGCCGGCTACCTGTACAACCAGCTGGTGAACTTTCGTGATGGGCGCCGCCAGTTCCCGATCATGACCTACATGGTCGACCACATGTCCGACGACTACCTGCTGGCGATCGCCAGGCACTTCGCGGCCGAACATTTGCCCGCGCCCCCACCGCAGCCGACCGGCGTGAGCGCGGCGATACTGGAGCGCGGGCGGGTACTGGCCCTGCAGGGCGACCCGGCACTGAGGGTGCCGGCCTGCGTGGCCTGCCACGGCCAGCAGCTTACCGGCGTCAATCCGGCCATTCCCGGCCTGCTTGGACTGCCGCGGGACTACGTCAACGCCCAGCTGGGCGCCTGGCGCAACAAGACGCGCCGTGCCCACGCGCCTGACTGCATGGCCGATATCGCGGCCCGCCTGTCGCTGGCCGACGTGGCGGCCGTGTCCAACTGGCTTGGCGTGCAGCCGGTGCCGGCCAGCGCCCGGCCGGCCGAGAGCATCGCCCGGCCGTTGCCGATTGCCTGCGGGAGCGCGTCATGA
- a CDS encoding cytochrome c, with product MKRTILILAGVVAALLLLSILIAWPRTDMVASSSPGAYASTPANIARGAYLAKAGDCMACHTTRGGVPYAGGRALDTPFGRVVAPNITSDRESGIGAWTADDFWNALHNGKSRDGRLLYPAFPYTSYTKVSRDDADALYAYMRTIAPHKSARQPHALRFPYDQQFMLAGWRLLYFTPGVYVNNQTQSAQWNRGAYLVEGLGHCAACHSSRNRFGASEEGLKGGMIQTLGWYAPSLTSDAEAGLGDWEVPQIVDLLKTGISERATVFGPMAEVVQKSLQHVSTDDVTAMAVYLKSLPAHGAPPAKVAQGPQVERILADGRKTYEAQCMECHGADGKGLPPHYPPLAGNRALTMTEAVNPIRIVLNGGFAPTTAGNPRPYGMPPYSHVLSDQEIANVVSYLRNSWGNRAPLVTSAEVNRYRGVPLD from the coding sequence ATGAAACGCACCATCCTCATTCTGGCTGGCGTGGTGGCCGCCTTGCTGCTCCTGTCGATCCTGATCGCCTGGCCGCGCACCGACATGGTGGCTTCCTCGTCGCCGGGGGCGTATGCGTCGACACCTGCCAACATCGCGCGCGGCGCCTATCTGGCCAAGGCCGGCGACTGCATGGCCTGCCACACCACGCGCGGCGGGGTGCCCTATGCGGGCGGGCGCGCGCTCGATACGCCGTTCGGGCGCGTGGTGGCGCCCAACATCACGAGCGACCGCGAAAGCGGCATTGGCGCGTGGACGGCCGACGACTTCTGGAATGCTCTTCACAACGGCAAGTCGCGCGACGGGCGCCTGCTCTACCCGGCCTTCCCCTACACCAGCTACACCAAGGTCTCGCGCGACGACGCGGACGCACTGTACGCCTACATGCGCACGATCGCCCCGCACAAGAGCGCTCGCCAGCCGCACGCATTGCGCTTCCCGTACGACCAGCAGTTCATGCTGGCCGGCTGGCGCCTGCTGTACTTCACCCCCGGCGTCTACGTCAACAACCAGACCCAGTCTGCGCAATGGAACCGCGGCGCCTACCTGGTCGAGGGGCTGGGCCACTGCGCCGCGTGCCACAGTAGCCGCAACCGCTTCGGCGCCAGTGAAGAAGGACTCAAGGGCGGCATGATCCAGACGCTGGGCTGGTATGCGCCTTCCCTCACATCCGACGCCGAAGCCGGCCTGGGTGACTGGGAAGTGCCGCAGATCGTGGACCTGCTCAAGACCGGCATCTCGGAACGGGCCACCGTGTTCGGCCCGATGGCTGAGGTGGTGCAAAAAAGCCTGCAGCACGTTTCCACCGACGATGTGACGGCCATGGCGGTGTACCTGAAATCGCTGCCGGCGCACGGTGCGCCCCCGGCGAAGGTAGCGCAAGGGCCGCAGGTCGAGCGCATCCTGGCCGACGGCAGGAAGACCTATGAAGCGCAGTGCATGGAGTGCCATGGGGCCGATGGCAAGGGGCTGCCGCCGCACTATCCGCCGCTGGCGGGCAACCGGGCGCTGACCATGACGGAAGCGGTCAACCCGATCCGGATAGTGCTCAATGGCGGCTTTGCGCCCACTACCGCGGGCAATCCGCGGCCATACGGCATGCCACCGTACAGCCACGTGCTCAGTGACCAGGAAATCGCCAACGTGGTGTCGTACCTACGAAACAGCTGGGGCAACCGCGCCCCGCTCGTGACTTCGGCCGAAGTGAACCGCTACCGGGGCGTGCCGCTCGACTAG
- a CDS encoding IS110 family transposase encodes METTHAPILGIDVSKKKLDAALLEGGKLKNKVVENSKAGYAELANWVTKQKVDVTTVHACMESTGIYSEPVALNLQAVGMKVSIVNPGCIKGFAQSENIRNKNDKVDAGVIARYCRAMTPEPWVAPPPAERLLRGWVERLSALQDIRQQEANRIEAHEFAGQTDLAKHTKEHVDWLDAQIAQLKNDIDTHIDSDPGMRADVELMTTIPGVGRATAAKVISYAGDVRKFSSAKAFAAYIGVTPKQRQSGSSVRGRTMISRIGSGQLRAALYMPGVVAKTHNPILRAFAARLSDNGLAKMAVVSAVMRKLAHLIYGVLRSNKPFDANYLQSGLAIQDGI; translated from the coding sequence ATGGAAACTACGCACGCTCCCATTCTGGGAATTGATGTCAGCAAGAAGAAGTTGGACGCCGCGCTGTTGGAAGGCGGCAAACTGAAGAACAAGGTCGTTGAGAACAGCAAGGCCGGATACGCCGAGCTGGCGAACTGGGTGACCAAGCAAAAGGTCGATGTGACGACAGTCCACGCCTGCATGGAGTCAACCGGCATCTACAGCGAGCCCGTAGCGCTCAATCTGCAGGCAGTTGGCATGAAGGTCAGCATCGTCAATCCAGGCTGCATCAAGGGCTTCGCTCAGAGCGAAAACATTCGAAACAAGAACGACAAGGTCGATGCCGGCGTTATTGCTCGGTATTGCCGAGCAATGACGCCGGAACCTTGGGTGGCACCGCCGCCAGCTGAGCGCTTGTTGCGTGGATGGGTGGAGCGCCTCAGTGCACTTCAGGATATCCGCCAGCAGGAAGCAAACCGGATTGAAGCGCATGAGTTCGCCGGGCAAACTGACTTGGCCAAGCACACCAAAGAGCACGTGGACTGGCTGGATGCCCAGATCGCGCAGCTCAAGAACGATATCGACACCCATATCGATAGCGATCCTGGGATGCGGGCTGACGTTGAGCTAATGACGACGATTCCGGGCGTGGGACGCGCCACGGCAGCCAAAGTCATCAGCTATGCGGGCGATGTGCGAAAGTTCAGCAGCGCCAAGGCCTTCGCCGCTTACATCGGCGTCACTCCCAAGCAACGGCAATCGGGCAGTTCGGTAAGAGGCCGGACCATGATCAGCCGAATCGGCAGTGGTCAACTGCGAGCAGCGCTGTACATGCCGGGCGTGGTGGCCAAGACGCACAACCCGATACTCAGGGCCTTTGCGGCCCGCTTATCGGACAACGGCCTGGCCAAGATGGCCGTGGTCAGCGCTGTCATGCGTAAGCTGGCACATCTGATCTACGGGGTCCTGCGGTCAAACAAGCCCTTCGATGCAAATTACTTGCAATCCGGGCTTGCAATTCAAGACGGTATCTGA
- a CDS encoding type IV pilus twitching motility protein PilT: protein MENHQSSQIRTLTYIENEDHPVFGTLVEQILHLLNSKLIFSDIIIHQNSPLMLRQPKGLVAVSDSPITKEELEEFFEVIEPDWAERIAVRAFDRSIDLHTARIRANCFTFQGKKRLGCVVRRFPKEPLPLTQLGLRAAEQDFARLTSGLVLIIGDTCQGKSTTIASMLDQINQTRSGHIITIEDPVETLIPQRKCIITQREVGFDGDVESYYLGALDALRERPDVIVIGEIRDAETAQEALALAESGPLVLASLHARSTELGLQKMLRLLGNTEAQAQALASALRGVLCQALLPSMEGERYYLATECLTANPEVQRIIESGRVAEVRGLMDGGTGKFNAGCHSMNAALVNLLRDKKISMDDARNATTDRIGFADACYSAMLDAA from the coding sequence ATGGAAAACCACCAGTCCTCGCAAATCCGCACGCTCACTTACATCGAGAACGAAGACCATCCCGTCTTCGGCACCCTCGTCGAGCAGATCCTGCACCTGCTCAACTCCAAGCTGATTTTCAGCGACATCATCATCCACCAGAACAGTCCGCTCATGCTGCGTCAGCCCAAGGGCCTGGTGGCGGTGAGCGATTCGCCCATCACCAAGGAAGAGCTGGAAGAGTTTTTTGAAGTGATTGAGCCGGACTGGGCCGAGCGGATTGCCGTGCGTGCGTTTGACCGCTCGATCGACCTGCACACCGCCCGCATTCGCGCCAACTGCTTTACTTTCCAGGGCAAGAAGCGGCTGGGCTGCGTCGTGCGGCGCTTTCCCAAGGAGCCGCTGCCGCTGACCCAGCTGGGATTGCGCGCGGCCGAGCAGGATTTCGCGCGCCTGACGAGCGGCCTGGTGCTGATCATCGGCGACACCTGCCAGGGCAAGTCCACCACCATCGCCTCGATGCTGGACCAGATCAATCAGACGCGTTCGGGCCACATCATCACCATTGAAGACCCGGTCGAGACCCTGATCCCCCAGCGCAAGTGCATCATTACCCAGCGCGAAGTGGGGTTTGACGGCGACGTCGAGAGCTACTACCTGGGCGCGCTGGACGCGCTGCGCGAGCGGCCGGACGTGATTGTGATCGGCGAAATCCGCGATGCCGAAACGGCGCAGGAAGCGCTGGCGCTGGCCGAATCGGGCCCGCTGGTGCTGGCGTCGCTGCACGCGCGCTCTACCGAACTGGGCCTTCAAAAAATGCTGCGCCTGCTGGGCAACACGGAGGCCCAGGCGCAAGCGCTGGCCAGCGCCTTGCGCGGCGTGCTGTGCCAGGCGCTGCTGCCATCGATGGAAGGGGAGCGCTACTACCTCGCCACCGAATGCCTGACCGCCAATCCTGAAGTGCAGCGCATCATCGAATCTGGCCGCGTGGCCGAGGTGCGTGGGCTGATGGATGGGGGCACGGGCAAGTTCAACGCAGGCTGCCACTCCATGAACGCGGCGCTGGTCAATCTGCTGCGCGACAAAAAAATCAGCATGGATGACGCCCGCAATGCCACTACCGACCGCATCGGCTTTGCCGACGCCTGCTACAGCGCCATGCTCGACGCCGCGTAG
- a CDS encoding SAM-dependent methyltransferase, protein MLIITIKQGKEKSLLAGDPFIYASAVEKVDGKPNEKMKAGGTAIVQSSSQKFLARAAYNSKSQIRARVWTFDENEPVDHALIKRRVKAALEKSAAAASKARPDQIVKRIHAEADLLPGLLVEQFGGKDGYLICQFQSAGADAWKVPIVQALMAETGCKNVYERADELVRKGEGLPVVAGALAGDEPPDEVWVDQDGVRMSTDPKTGFQRPFRRF, encoded by the coding sequence ATGCTGATCATCACCATCAAACAAGGCAAGGAAAAAAGCCTGCTCGCCGGCGACCCTTTCATCTATGCGTCGGCCGTGGAAAAGGTCGATGGCAAGCCCAACGAAAAGATGAAGGCGGGCGGCACGGCCATCGTGCAGTCATCGTCGCAAAAATTTCTCGCGCGCGCGGCCTACAACAGCAAGTCGCAGATCCGGGCCCGGGTCTGGACCTTCGACGAAAACGAGCCGGTCGATCACGCCCTGATCAAGCGCCGGGTCAAGGCTGCGCTGGAGAAAAGTGCGGCAGCGGCATCGAAGGCGCGGCCGGACCAGATCGTCAAGCGCATCCATGCCGAGGCGGACTTGCTGCCGGGTTTGCTGGTCGAACAGTTTGGGGGCAAGGACGGCTACCTGATCTGCCAGTTTCAGTCGGCCGGCGCCGACGCCTGGAAAGTGCCCATCGTGCAGGCGCTGATGGCCGAGACCGGATGCAAGAATGTGTATGAGCGCGCCGACGAGCTGGTGCGCAAGGGCGAAGGCTTGCCGGTTGTGGCCGGGGCACTGGCCGGCGACGAGCCGCCCGACGAAGTGTGGGTGGACCAGGATGGCGTGCGCATGTCAACCGACCCCAAGACGGGATTCCAGCGACCGTTCCGGCGCTTCTGA
- a CDS encoding SPFH domain-containing protein translates to MAAAHIRREASFSSTNGYLALAGGVAMALLAFYLFKTGVEADLPLPFILAAFLAGFFGFLCLVGLYMLQPNEGAILTLFGKYIGTDRSEGLRWAFPLYTKKRLSLRARNFNAPTLKVNDKRGNPVEISAAVVWRVRDTAQALFEVDDFERYVQIQAEAALRHLASQYAYDEGEDLPDGETTLRAGMDVVAEALKVELQARFEAAGVEVLDAKLTHLAYAAEIAQVMLRRQQAEAIISARAKIVHGAVTMVEAALKGLSERGIVDLDAERKAAMVSNLLVVLCSDKETQPIINTGTLYN, encoded by the coding sequence ATGGCTGCAGCACATATTCGGCGTGAAGCGTCGTTTTCATCCACCAATGGTTATCTGGCACTTGCCGGCGGCGTGGCCATGGCCCTGCTGGCCTTCTATCTGTTCAAGACGGGGGTGGAGGCGGACCTGCCCCTGCCCTTTATCCTGGCCGCCTTCCTTGCCGGCTTTTTCGGGTTTCTTTGCCTGGTGGGCCTGTACATGCTGCAGCCCAATGAAGGCGCGATCCTGACCCTGTTTGGCAAGTACATCGGCACCGACCGCAGCGAAGGCTTGCGCTGGGCCTTTCCGCTGTACACCAAGAAACGGCTGTCGCTGCGCGCGCGCAACTTCAATGCGCCCACGCTCAAGGTCAACGACAAGCGCGGCAACCCGGTGGAAATCAGCGCGGCCGTCGTCTGGCGGGTGCGCGACACGGCCCAGGCCCTGTTCGAGGTCGATGACTTCGAGCGCTATGTCCAGATCCAGGCCGAGGCTGCGCTGCGTCATCTCGCCTCGCAGTATGCCTACGATGAGGGCGAAGACTTGCCGGACGGCGAAACCACCCTGCGCGCCGGCATGGATGTGGTGGCTGAAGCATTGAAGGTAGAATTGCAGGCCCGTTTCGAGGCTGCCGGTGTGGAGGTGCTCGACGCCAAGCTGACGCACCTGGCTTACGCTGCGGAAATCGCCCAGGTCATGCTGCGGCGCCAGCAGGCCGAAGCCATCATCAGCGCCCGCGCCAAGATCGTGCATGGGGCCGTTACCATGGTGGAAGCGGCGCTCAAGGGCCTGTCCGAGCGCGGCATCGTGGATCTCGATGCCGAACGCAAGGCGGCCATGGTCAGCAACCTGCTGGTGGTGCTGTGCTCGGACAAGGAAACCCAGCCGATCATCAATACCGGCACCCTCTATAACTAA
- a CDS encoding head GIN domain-containing protein — protein sequence MHSPSFFHTPLRKLVLALSLSACAIPFTHTTAGALDWMGGEKVQGSGVIKQQTRNLPAFSGVSLNVPGDMEVRLGSTDSITIESDDNILARIETVIDNGTLKIQPAERNMNLRTRHMKIVLTARSLDHISVGGSGSVEAPALKASKLKFNIGGSGSINVQGVEADQLAVSVGGSGDFKSNGGKTRALSVSIGGSGDVDLGRVQANDAAVSVAGSGEAVVWATNKLSATIAGSGDVNYYGDPKVSRSVVGSGSTERLGASPR from the coding sequence ATGCATTCACCATCCTTTTTCCATACGCCGCTGCGCAAGCTGGTGCTGGCCCTGTCGCTGAGCGCCTGTGCCATTCCATTTACCCACACCACCGCCGGCGCGCTGGACTGGATGGGCGGCGAGAAAGTCCAGGGCAGCGGCGTGATCAAGCAGCAGACGCGCAACCTGCCCGCCTTCTCGGGTGTGTCTCTGAACGTGCCTGGCGACATGGAAGTGCGCCTCGGCAGCACGGACAGCATCACCATCGAGTCAGACGACAATATCCTGGCCCGTATTGAAACCGTGATCGACAATGGCACCCTGAAAATCCAGCCGGCCGAACGGAATATGAACCTGCGCACGCGCCACATGAAAATCGTCCTCACCGCGCGCAGCCTCGACCATATCTCGGTCGGCGGTTCCGGGTCGGTGGAAGCGCCCGCCCTCAAGGCAAGCAAGCTGAAATTCAATATTGGCGGCTCCGGCTCGATCAACGTCCAGGGCGTGGAAGCGGACCAGCTGGCCGTGAGCGTGGGCGGCAGCGGCGACTTCAAGAGCAATGGCGGCAAGACGCGTGCCCTGTCGGTCTCGATCGGCGGCTCCGGCGACGTCGACCTGGGCCGCGTCCAGGCCAACGACGCCGCCGTCAGCGTGGCCGGTTCCGGCGAAGCCGTGGTCTGGGCCACCAACAAGCTGAGCGCGACGATTGCCGGCTCCGGTGACGTGAACTACTACGGCGATCCCAAGGTCAGCCGCTCGGTAGTGGGCTCGGGCAGCACGGAACGGCTCGGCGCCAGCCCCCGCTGA
- a CDS encoding isoprenylcysteine carboxylmethyltransferase family protein, whose amino-acid sequence MNETGWLTGVFTLYFVAAFLVPTVRVWRSTGRNPYVLPSADDAYGFVSRAMKCVIAGLFAYFTVRLLWPAVGMQMGALHLPAAATLARAGWAALAVAICWTVTAQYQMGLSWRIGIDRKTGTALVTSGLFGWSRNPIFLAMRVCLGALVLVQPNAVTLAFFLAGDLVMQFQVRLEEDFLRQQHGPAYEQYCARVRRWL is encoded by the coding sequence ATGAACGAAACTGGCTGGTTAACGGGGGTGTTCACCCTGTATTTTGTGGCGGCCTTCCTGGTGCCGACCGTGCGCGTGTGGCGCAGCACGGGACGCAATCCCTACGTCTTGCCCAGCGCCGATGATGCCTACGGCTTCGTGTCGCGGGCCATGAAATGCGTGATTGCCGGATTGTTCGCCTATTTCACGGTGCGGCTGCTATGGCCAGCCGTGGGCATGCAGATGGGCGCGCTGCACTTGCCGGCAGCGGCCACGCTGGCGCGTGCCGGTTGGGCGGCCCTGGCCGTGGCCATCTGCTGGACCGTGACGGCGCAGTATCAGATGGGCCTGTCGTGGCGCATCGGCATTGACCGCAAGACCGGTACCGCTCTGGTGACAAGCGGCTTGTTCGGCTGGTCGCGCAACCCGATTTTTTTGGCGATGCGGGTGTGCCTGGGGGCGCTGGTGCTGGTCCAGCCCAACGCCGTCACCCTGGCGTTCTTTCTGGCCGGCGACCTGGTCATGCAATTCCAGGTGCGGCTGGAGGAAGACTTCCTCCGGCAGCAGCATGGGCCCGCTTATGAACAATATTGCGCACGCGTGCGGCGCTGGCTGTAG
- the cadR gene encoding Cd(II)/Pb(II)-responsive transcriptional regulator, with product MMNMKIGALAAAAQCQVETIRFYERESLLPPPVRSSGNYRLYNARHLERLAFIRHCRSMEMSLPEVRRLLHFRDAPEESCTEVNQLLDAHIARIGQRMAQLQAMQGAMLALRTQCSQDLAAKYCGILNGLAVTPASVECPA from the coding sequence ATGATGAACATGAAAATTGGCGCGCTGGCAGCCGCTGCCCAGTGCCAGGTTGAGACAATTCGTTTTTACGAAAGGGAAAGCTTGCTGCCGCCCCCGGTACGCTCAAGCGGCAACTATCGCCTGTACAATGCGCGCCACCTCGAACGGCTGGCTTTTATCCGGCATTGCAGGTCGATGGAGATGTCATTGCCGGAAGTGCGGCGCCTGCTCCATTTCCGGGATGCGCCCGAAGAAAGCTGTACCGAAGTCAACCAGCTGCTCGATGCGCATATTGCCCGGATCGGCCAGCGCATGGCGCAGCTGCAGGCCATGCAGGGCGCCATGCTGGCCCTGCGGACGCAATGCAGCCAGGACCTGGCGGCAAAGTACTGCGGCATCCTCAACGGCCTGGCCGTCACGCCCGCTAGCGTCGAATGCCCGGCCTAG
- a CDS encoding copper chaperone PCu(A)C, which produces MKKHLSTLLLAGAMAMTSLAHGAASLSVTAPWVRATVPAQKSTGAFMHVQSAVPARLVGVSSPIAATVELHQMKMSGTTMKMARVEGIDLPAGKGVNLASGGYHIMLMGLTRQLQEGEAIDLTLRVQSKGKKIENITVKVPVKPMTFVSPGQAGHMGH; this is translated from the coding sequence ATGAAAAAACATCTTTCCACCCTCCTGCTGGCCGGCGCAATGGCCATGACTTCCCTTGCCCACGGAGCGGCCAGCCTGAGCGTGACGGCGCCCTGGGTGCGCGCCACGGTGCCGGCCCAAAAGAGCACGGGCGCCTTCATGCATGTGCAGTCGGCGGTGCCGGCGCGCCTGGTGGGCGTGAGCTCCCCGATTGCCGCCACGGTGGAACTGCACCAGATGAAAATGTCGGGCACCACCATGAAAATGGCGCGGGTCGAGGGGATCGACCTGCCGGCTGGCAAGGGCGTCAACCTGGCTTCCGGCGGATATCACATCATGCTGATGGGCCTGACGCGGCAGTTGCAGGAAGGTGAAGCCATCGACCTGACGCTCCGGGTGCAAAGCAAGGGCAAGAAAATCGAGAACATCACGGTCAAGGTGCCGGTCAAACCCATGACCTTTGTCAGCCCGGGACAAGCCGGGCACATGGGGCACTAG
- a CDS encoding YaeQ family protein, with protein MALKATIYKAELQIADMDRNYYQSHLLTLARHPSETDERVMIRLLAFAIHASESLTFTKGLFDTEEPDLWQKDLTGAIELWIEVGQPDEKRLMKACGRSERVVVYSYSATSHIWYKQIANKLERAKNLSVINIPAEASAGLEALANRNMQLQCTIQDGQIYLTDSVTTVLIEREDFKAVR; from the coding sequence ATGGCTCTCAAAGCAACCATCTACAAAGCAGAACTTCAAATTGCGGACATGGACCGCAATTATTACCAGTCGCATTTGCTCACTTTGGCGCGGCACCCGTCGGAGACCGACGAGCGCGTCATGATCCGCCTGCTGGCCTTTGCCATCCATGCCAGCGAGTCGCTCACCTTCACCAAGGGCCTGTTCGATACCGAGGAGCCGGACCTGTGGCAAAAGGACTTGACCGGGGCCATCGAATTGTGGATCGAGGTAGGGCAGCCGGACGAGAAGCGCTTGATGAAAGCGTGCGGGCGCAGCGAGCGCGTGGTTGTATACAGCTACAGCGCCACCAGCCATATCTGGTACAAGCAGATCGCCAACAAGCTGGAGCGGGCAAAGAATCTCAGTGTCATCAACATCCCGGCAGAAGCAAGCGCGGGCCTTGAAGCCTTGGCCAACCGCAATATGCAGCTTCAGTGCACGATCCAGGACGGCCAGATCTACCTGACCGACAGCGTGACAACGGTGCTGATCGAGCGGGAAGATTTCAAGGCTGTCCGCTAA
- the purU gene encoding formyltetrahydrofolate deformylase, which yields MTQPEYILTLSCLDQRGIVHRVSGFLADHGCNIIDSAQFGDAESKLFFMRMHFALEDSAVSDAMLRDDFAALCSQLGMQGQLHDAAVKPRVMIMVSKIGHCLNDLLFRYKSGLLPVEIPAIVSNHMEFYQLAASYNIPFHHLPLATGADEATKLAQEARVLDIMNTHKIDLVVLARYMQILSPGLCEAMRGKAINIHHSFLPSFKGAKPYAQAHLRGVKLIGATAHFVTGDLDEGPIIEQDVERVDHAMTAETLSAIGRDVECVVLARAVKWFVEHRILQNGDKTVVFK from the coding sequence ATGACGCAACCTGAATATATCCTGACCCTGTCTTGCCTGGATCAGCGCGGCATCGTGCATCGCGTATCCGGCTTTCTTGCCGACCATGGCTGCAATATCATTGATTCGGCCCAGTTCGGTGACGCGGAGTCGAAACTGTTTTTCATGCGCATGCACTTCGCCCTGGAAGACAGTGCCGTGTCCGACGCCATGCTGCGTGACGATTTTGCCGCCCTGTGCTCCCAGCTCGGCATGCAGGGCCAGCTGCACGATGCCGCAGTCAAGCCACGGGTCATGATCATGGTGTCGAAAATTGGACATTGCCTCAACGACCTCCTGTTTCGCTACAAGAGCGGCTTGCTGCCCGTGGAGATTCCAGCCATTGTCTCGAATCACATGGAGTTCTACCAGCTGGCGGCCAGCTACAACATTCCGTTCCACCATTTGCCACTGGCCACGGGGGCCGACGAAGCGACCAAGCTGGCCCAGGAAGCGCGCGTGCTCGACATCATGAATACCCACAAGATTGACCTGGTGGTACTGGCGCGCTACATGCAAATCCTGTCGCCGGGGCTGTGCGAAGCCATGCGCGGCAAGGCCATCAATATCCACCATTCCTTCCTGCCCAGCTTCAAGGGCGCCAAGCCGTATGCCCAGGCCCACTTGCGCGGCGTGAAATTGATTGGCGCGACCGCCCATTTTGTGACGGGCGACCTCGATGAAGGCCCGATCATCGAACAGGATGTGGAGCGGGTCGATCACGCCATGACGGCCGAGACCCTGAGCGCCATCGGCCGCGACGTGGAGTGCGTGGTGCTGGCGCGCGCCGTGAAATGGTTCGTGGAACACCGGATTTTGCAAAACGGCGACAAGACTGTCGTCTTTAAATAA